A stretch of the Papaver somniferum cultivar HN1 chromosome 6, ASM357369v1, whole genome shotgun sequence genome encodes the following:
- the LOC113289816 gene encoding tyrosine/DOPA decarboxylase 5 has translation MGSLPTDNLDSMSICSQNPLDPDEFRRQGHMIIDFLADYYKNVESYPVRSQVEPGYLSKRLPETAPNHSESIETILQDVQNDIIPGITHWQSPNYFAYFPSSGSVAGFLGEMLSTGFNVVGFNWMSSPAATELESIVMNWLGQMLNLPKSFLFSSDDNAGSSGGGVLQGTTCEAILCTLTASRDKMLNKIGRENINKLVVYASDQTHCALQKAAQIAGINPKNFRAIATSKATDFGLSPQALLSTILADIESGLVPLFLCATVGTTSSTAVDPIGPLCEVAKQFGIWVHVDAAYAGSACICPEFRHFIDGVEEADSFSLNAHKWFFTTLDCCCLWVKDSNALVKALSTSPEYLKNKATDSKQVIDYKDWQIALSRRFRSMKLWLVLRSYGVANLRSFLRSHVKMAKHFDGLIAMDKRFEIVVPRTFSMVCFRLKPAAIFNGKLGENGVDYRCIEEKTNEINSKLLESVNASGSIYMTHAVVGGVYMIRFAVGATLTEERHVSMAWKVIQEHTDAILGAVDDCVVA, from the coding sequence ATGGGTAGTCTTCCAACTGATAACCTTGACAGCATGTCAATATGTTCTCAGAATCCACTAGACCCTGATGAGTTCAGAAGACAAGGTCACATGATCATTGATTTCCTAGCCGACTATTACAAAAATGTCGAAAGTTATCCAGTTAGAAGCCAGGTCGAACCCGGTTATCTCAGCAAACGATTACCAGAAACTGCTCCTAATCATTCTGAGTCCATTGAGACCATTCTTCAAGATGTTCAAAATGATATCATCCCTGGTATTACTCACTGGCAAAGTCCAAATTACTTTGCTTATTTTCCTTCTAGTGGTTCCGTTGCCGGATTCCTTGGGGAAATGCTCAGCACTGGATTTAATGTCGTTGGGTTCAATTGGATGTCATCACCAGCTGCAACGGAGTTGGAAAGTATTGTGATGAATTGGCTCGGACAGATGCTTAACCTTCCAAAGTCATTCCTGTTTTCATCAGATGATAATGCAGGTAGTTCAGGTGGAGGAGTTTTACAAGGGACTACTTGTGAAGCCATTCTATGTACGCTGACCGCATCAAGAGATAAAATGCTCAACAAAATTGGAAGAGAAAATATTAATAAGTTAGTTGTTTACGCTTCTGACCAAACCCACTGTGCACTTCAAAAGGCTGCTCAGATTGCCGGTATAAACCCGAAGAATTTCCGCGCTATTGCAACGTCTAAGGCAACTGACTTTGGGCTCTCTCCACAAGCTCTTCTTTCAACGATTCTGGCCGATATAGAATCCGGGTTAGTGCCTTTGTTTCTATGTGCTACTGTGGGCACAACTTCATCAACCGCAGTCGATCCAATCGGGCCACTTTGTGAGGTTGCAAAACAATTCGGTATTTGGGTTCATGTGGATGCTGCATACGCTGGAAGTGCCTGTATTTGCCCGGAGTTCAGGCACTTCATTGATGGTGTCGAGGAGGCAGACTCGTTCAGCCTTAATGCACACAAATGGTTCTTCACTACTTTGGATTGTTGTTGTTTATGGGTTAAAGACTCTAATGCTCTTGTCAAAGCCTTATCCACAAGCCCGGAGTATTTGAAGAACAAAGCAACAGATTCAAAGCAGGTTATTGATTACAAAGATTGGCAAATAGCACTCAGCAGAAGATTTAGGTCAATGAAACTTTGGTTAGTACTTCGAAGCTATGGAGTTGCTAATCTAAGAAGTTTCCTGAGGAGCCATGTTAAGATGGCCAAGCATTTTGACGGGCTCATAGCAATGGACAAAAGATTTGAAATAGTGGTTCCTAGAACATTCTCCATGGTGTGCTTTCGATTAAAACCCGCTGCGATTTTCAACGGAAAATTAGGTGAAAATGGCGTGGACTACAGATGCATTGAGGAGAAAACAAATGAGATAAATTCAAAGTTGCTCGAGTCTGTTAATGCCTCCGGCAGTATATATATGACTCATGCTGTGGTAGGAGGAGTGTACATGATCCGGTTTGCTGTTGGTGCAACTCTCACTGAAGAACGGCATGTAAGTATGGCATGGAAGGTAATCCAGGAACACACAGACGCCATACTTGGTGCAGTGGATGACTGTGTTGTTGCTTGA